Proteins encoded together in one Thermococcus barophilus MP window:
- a CDS encoding TraB domain-containing protein produces MSYLRYVKIIGTMHVSPESRERVRKVILEQKPHAIAIELDRRRFYAIQNPQKMSFEDAVKYGRKGIIQYVLTKVEEKLGEEFGMSPGGEMREAINLAGLLGIPLYLIDEDINTITMKILKAPFREKLLLILESLTVFLPFPRKEKERDLIKDFKIMMVQFKRRYPYLYRVLLEERNEIMAKNLMAIVDSLKAKGVKKPKVIAVVGLGHKRGVERILNSRKV; encoded by the coding sequence TGAGCTATCTTCGATACGTTAAGATCATTGGAACGATGCATGTCTCCCCAGAAAGCAGAGAGAGAGTTAGGAAAGTAATATTGGAACAGAAACCGCATGCAATAGCTATAGAGCTTGATAGAAGGAGATTTTATGCAATCCAAAATCCACAAAAAATGAGCTTTGAGGATGCAGTTAAGTATGGGAGGAAGGGGATCATCCAGTATGTCCTCACAAAAGTTGAAGAAAAGCTGGGAGAGGAATTTGGAATGAGCCCTGGCGGGGAGATGAGAGAGGCAATAAATCTGGCTGGACTTTTAGGGATTCCCTTGTACCTCATAGACGAGGACATAAACACTATAACAATGAAGATCCTCAAAGCACCTTTTAGGGAAAAACTCCTGCTTATTCTTGAAAGTTTGACTGTGTTTCTGCCTTTTCCAAGAAAAGAGAAGGAAAGAGATTTGATTAAAGACTTCAAAATCATGATGGTTCAGTTTAAGAGAAGGTATCCCTATCTGTATCGGGTTCTCCTTGAGGAGAGAAACGAAATCATGGCTAAAAATCTGATGGCTATTGTAGACAGTTTAAAAGCAAAAGGAGTTAAAAAACCTAAAGTTATTG